One segment of Saprospiraceae bacterium DNA contains the following:
- a CDS encoding aldehyde dehydrogenase, which yields MQVIQNYIGGKFVPPANGQYLDNHNPATGEIFGKIPDSDATDVEAATQAATTAFPAWAALPLEQRHDILRAISDGITRHLHRLAEAETLDSGKTIFASSTVDIPRAALNFKFFATALLHFASESHQMPGVLSYTLRQPLGVVGCISPWNLPLYLFTWKIAPALAAGNCVVGKPSEVTPLTAFLLGEICNEAGLPPGVLNIVHGLGPKAGEAIVRHPNIKAISFTGSTRAGAEIARIAAPMFKKLSLELGGKNPNLIFADCDYDKMLDTTVRSSFSNQGQICLCGSRIYVESSIFEKFKKDFVARVNALKIGDPMHPESRHGAVVSKMHFEKILSYIELAKQEGGSVIAGGEEVRLPGKLAGGWFIAPTVIEGLPLACRTNQEEIFGPVVTIQPFDADDEALALANGVPYGLSATVWTNSLSRAQRFAAELQAGIVWVNCWLLRDLRTPFGGVKNSGVGREGGWDAMRFFTETKNVTIAG from the coding sequence ATGCAAGTCATTCAGAATTACATCGGCGGAAAATTTGTGCCGCCCGCCAACGGCCAATACCTCGACAATCACAACCCGGCCACAGGCGAGATTTTTGGGAAAATACCAGACTCCGACGCGACGGACGTGGAAGCTGCCACACAAGCCGCCACCACCGCTTTCCCTGCTTGGGCCGCTCTGCCGCTGGAACAACGCCACGACATACTCCGCGCCATCAGCGACGGCATCACGCGACATCTTCACCGCTTGGCAGAAGCCGAGACGCTCGACTCGGGCAAGACCATTTTCGCTTCCAGCACGGTGGACATCCCGCGCGCGGCGCTCAATTTTAAGTTTTTTGCCACCGCGCTCCTTCATTTTGCCTCTGAGAGCCACCAAATGCCCGGCGTGTTGAGCTACACCCTCCGCCAGCCGCTCGGCGTGGTGGGCTGCATTTCACCGTGGAACCTGCCGCTCTATCTGTTTACTTGGAAAATTGCGCCTGCCCTTGCAGCGGGCAATTGCGTGGTCGGCAAACCCTCTGAGGTGACGCCACTTACCGCTTTTTTGTTGGGCGAAATTTGCAACGAGGCCGGGCTGCCGCCAGGCGTGCTCAACATCGTGCATGGCCTCGGCCCCAAAGCAGGTGAAGCCATCGTGCGGCATCCGAACATAAAGGCCATTTCGTTCACGGGCAGCACGCGCGCTGGAGCGGAAATCGCGCGAATCGCCGCGCCCATGTTCAAAAAACTTTCCCTCGAACTCGGCGGCAAAAACCCCAACCTCATCTTTGCCGACTGCGACTACGACAAGATGCTGGATACCACTGTGCGCTCCTCGTTCAGCAATCAGGGGCAGATTTGCCTGTGCGGGTCAAGGATTTACGTCGAAAGCTCCATTTTTGAAAAATTTAAAAAAGACTTCGTGGCGCGGGTGAATGCCTTGAAAATCGGCGACCCTATGCACCCTGAAAGCCGTCACGGCGCGGTGGTCTCAAAAATGCACTTTGAAAAAATTCTCTCCTACATCGAGCTCGCCAAGCAAGAAGGCGGCAGCGTCATAGCCGGTGGCGAGGAGGTGCGCTTGCCGGGGAAATTGGCAGGCGGTTGGTTCATCGCCCCCACCGTGATAGAGGGATTGCCTTTGGCGTGCCGAACGAATCAGGAAGAGATATTTGGCCCGGTTGTCACCATTCAGCCGTTCGACGCTGACGACGAGGCGCTTGCGCTTGCCAACGGTGTCCCTTATGGTCTCAGCGCGACGGTGTGGACCAACAGCCTCTCGCGGGCGCAGCGTTTTGCTGCCGAGCTGCAAGCGGGCATCGTGTGGGTCAATTGCTGGCTGCTGCGCGATTTGCGCACCCCATTTGGCGGTGTGAAAAACTCAGGCGTGGGGCGCGAGGGCGGCTGGGACGCGATGCGTTTTTTCACCGAGACAAAGAATGTGACGATTGCAGGTTAG
- a CDS encoding ATP-binding cassette domain-containing protein has product MILSIQDVVKTYGSHTAVNHVSFDVPKGSVFGLLGPNGAGKTSLIRMITTITGPDSGTILLNGEKLNERTPEKIGYMPEERGLYKKMKVGEQLLYLAQLKGLTKAEAHSRIYHWLTKFDIKDWWNKKIEDLSKGMQQKIQFIATVVHQPPLLILDEPFTGLDPINTSLIKDEIRQLNEEGTSIIFSTHRMEQVEEMCDHIVLINRGENVLCGEVQHIKNQYKQNHYRVDWQGDLPGEFAQRFPIVKREKHAVTVQLHDEKESNDLLIYLIQSGVHITHFEEILPTFDEIFIRTVEGEQQPVKS; this is encoded by the coding sequence ATGATTCTTTCCATCCAAGATGTAGTAAAAACCTACGGCAGCCATACCGCCGTCAATCATGTGAGCTTCGACGTGCCGAAAGGTAGCGTATTCGGCTTGCTGGGGCCCAATGGCGCCGGCAAGACTTCGTTGATTCGCATGATTACGACGATTACCGGGCCTGACTCGGGCACGATTCTGCTGAACGGCGAAAAACTCAACGAACGCACACCCGAAAAAATCGGGTATATGCCCGAGGAACGCGGCCTTTACAAAAAAATGAAAGTAGGCGAACAACTGCTCTACCTCGCCCAACTCAAAGGACTGACCAAAGCGGAAGCACATAGTCGAATCTATCATTGGCTCACCAAATTTGACATCAAGGATTGGTGGAACAAAAAAATCGAAGACCTCTCAAAGGGGATGCAGCAAAAAATCCAGTTTATCGCCACGGTGGTGCATCAACCGCCCCTGCTCATCCTCGACGAGCCTTTCACGGGTCTCGACCCCATCAACACCAGCCTTATCAAGGATGAGATTCGCCAGCTCAACGAGGAGGGCACCAGCATCATTTTCAGCACCCACCGCATGGAGCAAGTGGAGGAAATGTGCGACCATATCGTGCTCATCAATCGCGGCGAAAACGTGCTCTGCGGCGAAGTGCAACACATCAAGAACCAATACAAGCAAAATCACTACCGCGTGGATTGGCAAGGCGATTTGCCGGGAGAATTCGCGCAGCGTTTCCCCATCGTGAAGCGAGAGAAACACGCCGTCACCGTGCAACTGCACGACGAGAAAGAGAGCAACGACCTGTTGATTTACCTGATTCAAAGCGGTGTCCACATCACGCACTTCGAGGAAATACTGCCTACGTTCGACGAGATTTTCATCCGAACGGTGGAAGGCGAGCAGCAACCCGTCAAATCATAA
- a CDS encoding ABC transporter permease — MSKLSLIIKREYLTRVTKKSFIIGTLLAPLGLLVYMLVIVGLTKYESGGEIKVAVLDEAGVIKQMPDDKGIRFIPTSGKTLEQLKTEVQNKQFDGVLQIPPLGSFNKKEYTVFYHSDDRLAPEKSSVIERKVGKKIRDFKIDSLKLDPQALDMLETKVAIDPEKITGSGDDDSKYTAGVGLVIGGIMAFIMFFMVTMYGAMVMRSVMEEKTNRIVEVMMSSVRPFELMLGKIIGAGAVGLTQVLIWVVLGGGVMLLVPLFMGGIDPSQMQGAMPAPGEMPTIDPEEIEGETFRFMTEIGKQNWPLIIFSFIVFFLGGYFIYSSLFAAIGSAIGDDLGEGQSLTLPVMIPIILAFYITAFAGMRNPNSGLMVFASMFPLFSPIVMPFRMAFSPPIWQIILSLALVVAAAFFFVWLAGRIYRVGILLYGKKVTFKEIGKWMFYKG, encoded by the coding sequence ATGAGCAAACTTTCTCTCATCATCAAGCGCGAATACCTCACGCGCGTCACCAAAAAATCGTTCATCATCGGCACCTTGCTGGCCCCCTTGGGCTTGCTCGTCTATATGCTCGTCATCGTCGGCCTCACCAAATATGAGAGCGGCGGCGAAATCAAAGTGGCGGTGCTCGACGAGGCGGGCGTGATAAAGCAAATGCCCGACGACAAGGGTATTCGATTCATCCCCACCAGTGGCAAAACGCTGGAGCAACTGAAGACGGAAGTGCAGAACAAGCAATTCGACGGGGTGCTGCAAATACCCCCGTTGGGCAGCTTCAACAAAAAGGAGTACACGGTCTTCTATCATTCCGACGACCGGCTGGCACCCGAAAAAAGCAGCGTCATCGAGCGGAAAGTAGGCAAAAAAATCCGCGACTTCAAAATAGACTCCCTCAAACTCGACCCCCAAGCCCTCGATATGCTCGAAACCAAAGTCGCCATTGACCCCGAAAAAATAACTGGCTCGGGCGACGACGACAGCAAATACACCGCCGGGGTGGGACTTGTCATTGGGGGCATCATGGCCTTCATCATGTTTTTCATGGTCACCATGTACGGCGCGATGGTGATGCGCTCGGTGATGGAGGAAAAGACCAACCGCATCGTGGAAGTCATGATGTCGAGCGTGCGCCCCTTCGAGCTGATGCTCGGCAAAATCATCGGCGCGGGGGCGGTTGGGCTCACGCAAGTGTTGATTTGGGTGGTGTTGGGCGGCGGCGTGATGCTGCTCGTGCCGTTGTTCATGGGCGGCATTGACCCATCACAGATGCAAGGCGCCATGCCTGCTCCCGGCGAAATGCCGACCATTGACCCCGAAGAGATAGAGGGCGAGACCTTCCGTTTCATGACCGAGATTGGCAAACAAAACTGGCCGCTCATCATCTTCTCGTTCATCGTCTTTTTCCTCGGCGGCTATTTCATCTACTCGTCGCTGTTCGCGGCCATAGGCTCTGCCATCGGCGACGACTTGGGCGAGGGCCAATCGCTGACGCTGCCTGTGATGATTCCGATTATTCTGGCGTTCTACATCACAGCCTTTGCCGGGATGCGCAACCCCAACAGTGGCCTCATGGTGTTCGCCTCCATGTTCCCGCTGTTTTCGCCTATTGTGATGCCGTTCCGAATGGCCTTTAGCCCGCCTATTTGGCAAATCATTCTATCGCTGGCGTTGGTGGTGGCTGCCGCGTTCTTCTTTGTGTGGTTGGCGGGTCGCATTTACCGGGTGGGCATTTTGCTCTATGGCAAAAAAGTGACCTTCAAGGAAATCGGGAAGTGGATGTTTTACAAAGGCTGA
- a CDS encoding TIGR04282 family arsenosugar biosynthesis glycosyltransferase, giving the protein MILTQTLLIFIRNPQLGKVKTRLARTVGDTEALRVYQILLEKTRVAAQGVRAERWLFYSDFVEKNDAWPEADFFKKKQADGDLGQRMEQAFRTAFEAGASKAVIIGSDCPELTGEMLQKAFDALDETDFVLGPVPDGGYYLLGMKGLEAAVFRGIEWSTERVRTLTLEKIRAAGKSCTLLPELSDVDTETDWQAFQPL; this is encoded by the coding sequence TTGATTTTGACCCAAACACTTCTCATTTTTATCCGAAACCCACAGTTGGGCAAAGTAAAAACCCGGCTCGCCCGCACGGTTGGCGATACCGAAGCGCTGCGGGTTTACCAAATTTTGTTGGAAAAAACCCGCGTCGCCGCGCAAGGCGTTCGGGCCGAACGTTGGCTTTTCTACAGCGATTTTGTCGAAAAAAATGACGCATGGCCGGAAGCGGATTTTTTCAAAAAAAAACAAGCTGACGGCGACCTCGGCCAGCGGATGGAACAGGCCTTCCGAACGGCCTTTGAAGCCGGTGCCTCAAAGGCCGTCATCATCGGCAGCGACTGTCCCGAACTGACGGGCGAGATGCTGCAAAAGGCTTTCGACGCGCTCGACGAGACTGATTTTGTGCTCGGCCCAGTGCCCGATGGCGGCTATTATTTGCTGGGAATGAAGGGATTGGAGGCTGCCGTTTTTCGCGGCATCGAGTGGAGCACCGAGCGGGTGCGAACGCTGACGCTCGAAAAAATTCGGGCAGCAGGGAAGTCTTGCACCCTGCTGCCCGAACTATCGGACGTGGACACGGAAACGGACTGGCAGGCGTTTCAGCCTTTGTAA
- a CDS encoding DNA polymerase III subunit gamma/tau: MSNFVVSARKYRPQRFEDVVGQQHVAGTLKNALATDHVAHAFLFTGPRGVGKTTCARILAKVLNCENRTKNFEACNECSSCKSFNDNASFNIIELDAASNNSVEHIRALTEQVRFQPQQGRYKVFIIDEVHMLSQAAFNAFLKTLEEPPPYAIFILATTEKHKIIPTILSRCQIFDFRRITVADMVLHLKDICQKEGIEAEEDALHIIAQKADGALRDALSIFDRITSSATGRKITYEDVIENLNVLDYDYYFQITDSLLAEDAAAMLNLFDQILRKGFEPDVFIIGLAEHLRNILVCKDEATLALLEAGESLRERYRKQASLAPASFLLTALNICNDCDVNFKMARHKRLHVELALLKICYIGRAVAAAAQTGVFQEKKTPDLTQAPKADGTANPNGNNYRPPSAPHNAPPSAVAEPETPAKGNAQPLSRTEMLELASGLRQGLKKAEAIPLRLDAYEQAVEVEEAEKAALESRLNLENARTEWKAYAESLESNLVRMALLNAELRLHDKVLTATVHSVTNRSHVQAEMMRLLDTLRHRLHDPALKIQVELDESKLQEQLAARPQRPLTAKEKLDKMKEVNPLVEDLLRRFDLKLEE, encoded by the coding sequence ATGAGCAACTTCGTCGTTTCCGCCCGCAAATATCGCCCGCAGCGTTTCGAGGACGTGGTGGGGCAGCAACACGTCGCTGGCACGCTGAAAAACGCGCTCGCTACCGACCATGTGGCCCACGCATTCCTGTTCACAGGCCCGCGCGGTGTGGGCAAAACGACCTGCGCCCGCATCCTCGCCAAAGTGCTCAACTGCGAAAACCGCACAAAAAACTTTGAAGCCTGCAACGAGTGCTCGTCATGCAAATCCTTCAACGACAACGCTTCCTTCAACATCATCGAACTCGACGCGGCTTCCAACAACTCCGTCGAGCACATTCGCGCCCTCACCGAACAGGTGCGTTTTCAGCCACAACAAGGCAGATACAAGGTCTTCATCATTGACGAGGTGCACATGCTCTCGCAAGCTGCCTTCAATGCTTTCCTGAAAACTTTGGAGGAGCCGCCGCCTTATGCCATTTTCATACTCGCCACCACCGAGAAGCACAAAATCATTCCGACCATCCTATCGCGCTGCCAGATTTTCGATTTTCGGCGCATCACGGTGGCCGACATGGTGCTTCACCTGAAAGATATCTGCCAAAAAGAAGGCATCGAAGCAGAGGAAGACGCCCTGCACATCATCGCTCAAAAAGCCGACGGCGCGCTCCGCGACGCACTTTCCATTTTCGACCGCATCACCAGCTCGGCCACCGGGCGAAAAATCACCTACGAGGATGTCATCGAAAACCTCAACGTCCTCGACTACGATTATTATTTTCAGATAACGGACTCCCTGCTGGCTGAGGACGCCGCGGCCATGCTGAACTTGTTCGACCAAATTCTCCGCAAAGGATTTGAGCCAGATGTGTTCATCATTGGCCTTGCCGAACATCTGCGCAACATCCTCGTTTGCAAGGATGAAGCCACCCTCGCCCTGCTCGAGGCTGGCGAAAGCCTCCGCGAACGCTATCGCAAGCAAGCATCGCTTGCGCCCGCGTCGTTCCTGCTTACCGCGCTGAACATCTGCAACGACTGCGACGTGAATTTCAAAATGGCCCGCCACAAGCGGCTCCACGTCGAGCTCGCATTGCTCAAAATATGCTACATCGGGCGAGCGGTCGCGGCAGCTGCCCAAACAGGTGTTTTTCAGGAAAAAAAAACTCCTGACCTGACCCAAGCCCCAAAGGCCGACGGCACCGCCAACCCCAATGGCAACAACTACCGCCCCCCCTCCGCGCCCCACAACGCGCCGCCCTCCGCCGTAGCGGAGCCAGAGACACCCGCCAAAGGCAACGCACAGCCCCTGAGCCGCACCGAAATGCTCGAACTCGCCTCCGGCCTCCGGCAGGGCCTGAAAAAAGCAGAAGCCATCCCGCTGCGCCTCGATGCTTACGAGCAAGCGGTGGAGGTGGAAGAAGCGGAAAAAGCAGCCCTAGAAAGCCGCCTCAATTTGGAAAATGCCCGCACGGAATGGAAGGCCTACGCCGAATCGCTCGAATCGAACCTCGTGCGCATGGCACTCCTCAACGCGGAATTGCGCCTGCACGACAAGGTGCTCACCGCCACCGTCCATTCCGTCACCAACCGCAGCCACGTCCAAGCGGAAATGATGCGCTTGCTCGACACCCTCCGCCACCGGCTGCATGACCCGGCCCTGAAAATTCAAGTCGAATTGGACGAAAGCAAATTGCAGGAACAGCTGGCCGCTCGGCCTCAACGCCCGCTCACCGCCAAAGAAAAATTGGACAAAATGAAAGAGGTGAACCCCTTGGTGGAGGACTTGCTGCGCAGGTTTGATTTGAAATTGGAGGAATAA
- a CDS encoding Crp/Fnr family transcriptional regulator: protein MQTLQALWHLENIDVTHLLCPTKLGNEALMSQHTYRTFKKGEQVYVPSDCSDRIFFINEGRIKISVMNEEGKEITKAILGKGEVFGELALLGENYRHDIATALENTSACVVTLDELRGLMRERSDLNLFFMKMFGTRQLEMERRLESLVFRDSRSRIVEYLVHLAQTKGQRVGYEWVVRNFITHQEIANLTATSRQTVTTTLNDLRYKRLLTFNRSRLLIRDLDKLAAEVKS, encoded by the coding sequence ATGCAAACACTTCAGGCACTTTGGCACTTAGAGAACATTGATGTCACCCACTTGCTTTGTCCCACCAAGCTCGGCAACGAGGCCCTGATGTCGCAGCACACCTACCGCACCTTCAAAAAGGGCGAGCAGGTATATGTGCCCAGCGATTGCTCGGACCGCATTTTTTTCATAAACGAAGGCCGCATCAAAATTTCCGTGATGAACGAGGAAGGCAAGGAAATCACCAAAGCCATACTCGGCAAGGGGGAGGTATTCGGCGAGCTGGCGCTGCTCGGTGAAAACTATCGCCACGACATCGCCACTGCCCTCGAAAACACCTCTGCTTGCGTGGTCACCTTGGACGAGCTGCGCGGCCTCATGCGCGAGCGTTCTGACCTCAACTTGTTCTTTATGAAGATGTTTGGCACACGGCAGCTGGAAATGGAGCGGCGGCTGGAGTCGCTCGTGTTCCGCGATAGCCGGAGCCGCATCGTGGAGTATCTGGTGCATTTAGCCCAAACAAAGGGGCAGCGCGTGGGCTACGAATGGGTGGTACGCAACTTCATCACGCATCAAGAAATAGCCAACCTGACGGCCACCAGCCGCCAAACCGTGACAACCACGCTCAACGACCTGCGCTACAAAAGGCTCCTGACTTTCAACCGCTCGCGCCTCCTGATTCGGGATTTGGACAAATTGGCGGCAGAAGTCAAAAGCTGA
- a CDS encoding DEAD/DEAH box helicase family protein translates to MAKAAAAKKSSKKAKPKKAVKVSYHRRPGDISLDLWQLKLRKQFGEDNPFEITNMGDHPIFSEFSVWNPTTRNSYRVVICTNIPSKGLLPENTLTSVGNFCTCQDFKTNRLGLCKHISAVLHKIGKQRGAKKAFKEGYQSPVSAVYVDYRHEPRIRLYVGTEHTEQMLQLASKWFDGDGFILPDGFAYFEKFIEKARKIHPPFKCYPDAYQLIAERRENIRRRALLSKKLPGGASAPYFDNLLKVNLFPYQKVGVHFAANAGRCLIADEMGLGKTIQAIGAAEMLRREMGIQKAIVVCPTSLKYQWKTEVEKFSGATVNVVEGTQTKRIQQYETDDSFFQIVSYNTVANDAEYLRQMDADLLIIDEAQRIKNFRTKVSMQLKKVQTPYCFVLTGTPLENKLEELYAVTQFVDQHKLPPLYRFLDRYQIVGENGQVLGYKNLKEIGTALSDCLIRRQKKEVLKQLPKRMDKTLFVPMTQQQKEIHRELADNVARLVAKWRRMHFLSEKDRLQLILSLSQMRMVCDSTYILDQQTRFDTKIDELLCIFEEALADPEQKIVIFSQWERMTRLVAQELDSRGVGYANLHGGIPSADRAPLLDRFRDDPDCRVFLSTDAGGVGLNLQSASMVINLDIPWNPAVLEQRIARIHRMGQKSNVTVINMVATESIEHRMLGVLEFKAGMAQGVLDPDGDDTIFMSETKFKKFMDNVESLTGEGWQQPHTPDESAVEMAESEDFEAPPSASAPQSEQPKNRIEPAETFMGDDDVPTEPSTSSKHGTTEHPATPAPQSPTRTSAEEKTAHRQPSSPSGTRPSMGTPAPASPQELVQTGVSFFAGLAQTLSSPEKTQELVQSIVAKDEQTGQTYLKIPVESAAVVENAVKLLGGLLSGLSAKGG, encoded by the coding sequence ATGGCAAAAGCAGCAGCGGCAAAAAAATCATCCAAAAAAGCCAAACCCAAAAAAGCAGTAAAAGTATCCTACCACCGCCGCCCGGGCGATATCTCTCTTGACTTGTGGCAGCTAAAACTGCGGAAACAGTTCGGAGAAGACAATCCCTTTGAAATCACCAACATGGGCGACCACCCCATTTTTTCAGAGTTCAGTGTTTGGAACCCCACCACACGCAACAGTTATCGCGTCGTGATTTGCACAAACATCCCTTCAAAAGGTCTTCTGCCAGAGAACACGCTCACCTCGGTCGGCAATTTCTGCACCTGCCAAGATTTCAAGACCAATCGCTTGGGACTTTGCAAGCACATCAGCGCGGTGCTGCATAAGATTGGCAAACAGCGGGGAGCCAAGAAGGCTTTCAAAGAAGGATACCAATCGCCCGTCTCGGCGGTTTATGTGGACTACCGCCACGAGCCACGCATTCGCTTGTATGTAGGCACGGAACACACAGAACAAATGTTGCAGTTGGCCTCCAAATGGTTCGACGGCGATGGGTTCATTTTGCCCGACGGGTTTGCCTATTTTGAAAAATTCATCGAAAAAGCCCGCAAAATCCACCCCCCGTTCAAATGCTACCCCGATGCCTACCAACTGATTGCCGAACGCCGTGAAAACATTCGCCGAAGGGCGCTTTTAAGCAAAAAACTACCCGGCGGAGCCAGTGCCCCATACTTCGACAATCTTTTGAAAGTCAATCTTTTCCCCTATCAAAAAGTGGGGGTGCATTTCGCGGCCAACGCGGGCCGATGCCTCATTGCCGACGAAATGGGACTTGGCAAAACCATTCAAGCCATCGGTGCCGCCGAAATGCTGCGCCGCGAAATGGGCATTCAAAAAGCCATCGTGGTGTGTCCGACCTCTTTGAAGTATCAATGGAAAACAGAGGTCGAAAAATTCAGCGGCGCCACGGTCAACGTGGTGGAAGGCACCCAAACCAAACGCATCCAACAATACGAGACCGACGATTCCTTTTTTCAAATCGTCAGCTACAACACCGTCGCCAATGATGCCGAATATCTGCGCCAAATGGATGCCGACCTGCTCATCATTGACGAAGCGCAGCGCATCAAAAACTTTCGCACCAAAGTCTCGATGCAACTCAAAAAAGTGCAAACCCCTTACTGTTTCGTCCTGACAGGCACCCCATTGGAAAACAAACTGGAAGAGCTCTACGCCGTCACGCAATTCGTTGACCAACACAAACTCCCACCCCTCTACCGTTTTCTCGACCGCTACCAAATCGTGGGCGAGAATGGGCAAGTGCTCGGCTACAAAAACCTAAAAGAAATCGGCACGGCCCTCTCGGATTGCCTCATTCGCCGCCAAAAGAAAGAAGTGCTGAAGCAGCTCCCCAAACGCATGGACAAGACGCTATTCGTGCCCATGACGCAGCAACAAAAAGAAATCCACCGCGAGCTAGCCGATAATGTGGCGCGACTGGTGGCCAAATGGCGCCGGATGCACTTCCTGAGCGAAAAAGACCGACTGCAACTTATCCTTTCCCTGTCCCAAATGCGCATGGTGTGCGACAGCACCTACATCCTCGACCAACAAACCCGATTCGACACCAAGATTGACGAACTGCTTTGCATTTTTGAAGAGGCACTCGCCGACCCAGAGCAAAAAATAGTGATTTTCAGCCAATGGGAACGCATGACCCGACTCGTGGCGCAAGAGCTGGACAGCCGTGGCGTAGGCTACGCCAACCTGCACGGGGGCATCCCCAGCGCCGACCGCGCCCCGTTGCTCGACCGCTTCCGCGACGACCCCGATTGCCGCGTGTTTCTTTCCACCGATGCAGGCGGCGTAGGGCTAAACCTGCAATCCGCCTCCATGGTCATCAACCTCGACATCCCTTGGAACCCCGCCGTGCTCGAACAACGCATCGCCCGCATCCACCGCATGGGGCAAAAAAGCAACGTCACCGTCATCAACATGGTCGCCACCGAAAGCATCGAACACCGAATGCTTGGCGTGCTCGAATTCAAGGCAGGAATGGCGCAGGGAGTGCTCGACCCGGACGGCGACGACACCATCTTTATGTCCGAGACGAAATTCAAAAAGTTCATGGACAATGTGGAATCTCTGACAGGAGAAGGCTGGCAGCAGCCCCATACCCCCGACGAATCGGCTGTGGAAATGGCTGAAAGCGAGGACTTTGAAGCACCGCCCTCTGCCTCTGCCCCTCAAAGCGAGCAACCCAAAAACCGCATCGAGCCTGCCGAAACTTTTATGGGCGACGACGACGTGCCCACCGAGCCAAGCACCTCTTCCAAACATGGCACAACAGAGCATCCCGCCACACCAGCCCCCCAATCGCCCACCCGAACCAGCGCAGAAGAAAAAACCGCCCATAGACAGCCATCCTCACCCTCCGGCACCCGCCCATCAATGGGAACCCCCGCCCCTGCTTCCCCGCAGGAGCTGGTGCAGACGGGCGTTTCTTTTTTTGCGGGTTTGGCACAAACACTAAGCAGCCCTGAAAAAACACAGGAACTGGTGCAGTCCATCGTCGCCAAAGACGAGCAAACCGGCCAGACCTACCTCAAGATTCCGGTGGAAAGCGCGGCAGTGGTGGAAAACGCGGTAAAACTGTTGGGAGGGCTTTTGTCGGGTCTTTCCGCAAAAGGAGGATAA